One genomic segment of Paenibacillus durus includes these proteins:
- a CDS encoding GNAT family N-acetyltransferase — MIINQREFCVNGLSYTVRSAIVTDAQALSEIRVQIDGETENLDREPGEAFIDTPGFEQIIKTDTENTRNLFLIAAVNDKIVGFSRCEGNPLKRFSHKVEFGICVLKDYWGYGIGKNLLTESISWADSNGIKKIMLNGVLETNDKAIELYKKLGFEIEGILKKDKVLSDGKYYNTIVMGRFNE; from the coding sequence ATAATAATTAACCAACGGGAATTCTGCGTAAATGGGCTAAGTTATACGGTTAGATCTGCTATTGTTACCGATGCACAAGCTTTGTCAGAAATAAGAGTGCAGATCGACGGAGAGACTGAAAATTTGGACAGAGAGCCGGGGGAGGCGTTCATAGACACACCCGGGTTTGAACAGATTATTAAAACGGATACTGAAAATACGAGGAACCTATTTTTAATTGCGGCAGTTAATGATAAGATCGTTGGATTTTCAAGATGCGAAGGAAATCCGTTGAAACGATTCTCCCATAAGGTAGAATTTGGAATATGTGTATTAAAAGATTATTGGGGATATGGCATTGGGAAAAATCTGTTAACAGAATCGATTTCATGGGCTGACTCGAATGGTATTAAAAAAATAATGTTAAATGGTGTGCTGGAAACAAATGATAAAGCCATTGAACTTTATAAAAAGCTTGGGTTTGAAATAGAAGGGATTTTAAAAAAAGACAAAGTTCTTTCGGACGGAAAATACTATAACACCATTGTTATGGGAAGATTTAATGAATAA
- a CDS encoding GNAT family N-acetyltransferase, producing the protein MNNLKIKTCSETDLELLAELNRQLIEDEKHDNKMDTVQLKERMKNFLDGDYQAYLFSEDEDVKGYALIHHGRSPLYVRHFFVCRHCRRQGYGQAAFRKLLNFLETDRLDIEVIYWNERAYAFWKSLGFRERSIYMRLER; encoded by the coding sequence GTGAACAATCTGAAAATAAAGACCTGTTCGGAGACCGACTTGGAGCTGTTGGCGGAACTTAACCGGCAGTTGATCGAAGACGAGAAGCATGATAACAAGATGGATACCGTTCAACTAAAGGAGCGGATGAAGAATTTTTTGGATGGGGATTACCAAGCGTATCTGTTCTCAGAGGACGAAGATGTCAAAGGCTACGCCCTAATCCATCATGGCCGCAGCCCGCTGTATGTAAGACATTTTTTTGTTTGCCGGCACTGCAGAAGACAAGGCTATGGGCAGGCGGCTTTCCGTAAGTTGTTGAATTTTCTGGAAACGGACAGGCTGGATATCGAGGTAATATACTGGAATGAACGAGCTTATGCATTTTGGAAGTCGCTCGGGTTTCGTGAAAGAAGCATATATATGAGATTGGAACGATGA
- a CDS encoding glycosyltransferase family 2 protein has translation MEWLYWLLSGINALMWGGMALLYTAKVAQIGKLYKTEVLPLEEPPLISVIIAARNEHKALERCIRSLAGQTYSNLEIIAVDDRSTDNTRAIIEEMAAKYPNVSGVYIEELAEHWMGKSHALYEGVKRANGEWLLFTDGDILFQPECVSKAEAYCRKGRLDHLTLIPDFHGSHLFSKWYGAFIFLSASSFGMLWKVKNPKAPQSLGIGAFNLVKRSAYERIGTHAAFSYNSTDDATLGKRINQVI, from the coding sequence ATGGAATGGTTGTATTGGCTGCTTTCGGGTATAAACGCACTGATGTGGGGAGGCATGGCGTTATTGTATACGGCCAAGGTTGCACAGATCGGTAAACTGTACAAGACGGAGGTGTTGCCGCTGGAAGAGCCCCCGCTGATCTCGGTGATCATCGCCGCCAGAAATGAGCATAAAGCGCTGGAACGCTGCATCCGCTCGCTTGCCGGTCAGACCTATTCGAACCTTGAAATTATTGCTGTAGACGACCGCTCTACGGACAACACCAGGGCGATAATAGAAGAGATGGCCGCCAAGTATCCTAATGTATCCGGAGTATATATAGAGGAGCTAGCGGAGCATTGGATGGGAAAAAGCCATGCCTTGTACGAGGGAGTTAAGCGGGCGAATGGAGAGTGGCTGCTGTTTACGGATGGGGATATCCTATTTCAACCGGAATGTGTATCCAAGGCGGAGGCCTACTGCCGGAAGGGGCGGCTCGATCATTTAACCCTTATTCCCGATTTCCACGGCAGTCATTTGTTCTCGAAATGGTACGGCGCATTTATCTTTCTTAGCGCGTCATCCTTCGGCATGCTCTGGAAGGTGAAGAATCCGAAAGCGCCGCAATCGCTCGGTATCGGAGCTTTTAATCTGGTCAAGCGCAGTGCCTACGAAAGAATCGGCACACATGCGGCTTTCTCCTATAACTCAACGGACGACGCGACGCTTGGTAAGCGAATCAACCAAGTGATTTGA
- a CDS encoding ABC transporter substrate-binding protein, translating to MGAIRTYLKLGELLERYPDKEGVLKEFFDAGSSEELLHRYGADAYLNRMLKSEAKPGDTLLSLLNEGEEDRPLPSAGDLDFLGMTICLMRQRFQACFDDWMTDYREETGGSFNCYLPRNCGSGNPYRNVWLAENVRDFPGIVSGCGFSDFFRAEFRDNLLKKNVFQSVDMPINASLSQELIDPFGAYTLYGIYPYVMMIDETRIGSLPRPREWADLMNPVYENNVIVIGSTEKVSELLLMYTHKEHGDEGIRRLGVTIKDGWHGSKMAKTAGSGSTEGAAIYVLPLGFARYSPRPDKVTIVWPEDGAISNPLFMLVRKDRYRDLEPIARYMTGPQLGREVAACSFPALNAEVDNGLPPHAKMKWLGWEYLRSVDLQQLKGHTQSLFQQNWKRNSRVEISK from the coding sequence ATGGGCGCAATCAGAACGTATTTGAAGCTTGGCGAGTTATTGGAACGTTATCCGGACAAAGAGGGTGTGCTTAAGGAGTTTTTTGATGCGGGCTCGTCAGAGGAGCTGCTTCACCGTTACGGAGCGGACGCTTACCTGAACCGGATGCTGAAGAGCGAAGCGAAACCGGGGGATACCCTGCTGTCGCTGCTTAATGAGGGGGAGGAAGACCGGCCGCTGCCATCAGCGGGAGATCTTGACTTTCTGGGAATGACCATCTGTTTGATGCGCCAGCGGTTTCAGGCTTGCTTCGATGATTGGATGACGGATTACCGGGAAGAGACCGGCGGAAGCTTCAATTGTTACCTGCCCCGAAATTGCGGAAGCGGCAATCCATACCGGAACGTATGGCTGGCTGAGAACGTCCGTGACTTCCCGGGCATTGTGAGCGGCTGCGGCTTTAGCGATTTTTTCCGTGCTGAGTTCCGGGACAATCTGCTGAAAAAGAATGTGTTTCAATCCGTCGACATGCCGATCAATGCTTCGCTTTCCCAGGAACTGATTGATCCCTTTGGCGCTTATACGCTGTATGGAATCTATCCCTATGTGATGATGATCGACGAGACCCGGATCGGTTCGCTGCCGCGTCCGAGAGAATGGGCTGACTTGATGAATCCCGTCTACGAGAATAATGTCATTGTCATCGGTTCCACCGAAAAAGTATCGGAGCTGCTGCTGATGTACACGCATAAAGAGCATGGCGACGAAGGAATACGCCGGCTAGGCGTGACAATCAAGGACGGGTGGCATGGTTCCAAGATGGCTAAGACCGCGGGCAGCGGTTCCACAGAAGGCGCGGCGATTTATGTGCTGCCTTTAGGTTTTGCCCGGTATAGTCCGAGACCGGATAAAGTAACCATCGTGTGGCCGGAGGACGGAGCGATCTCGAATCCGCTGTTCATGCTGGTCCGCAAAGACCGGTACCGGGATCTTGAGCCGATTGCGCGCTATATGACCGGTCCGCAGCTTGGCCGCGAGGTGGCCGCCTGCTCCTTCCCGGCGCTTAATGCCGAGGTGGACAACGGACTGCCGCCGCATGCCAAGATGAAATGGCTGGGCTGGGAATACCTGCGTTCCGTCGATCTTCAGCAGCTGAAAGGCCATACTCAATCGCTGTTTCAGCAGAATTGGAAAAGAAACTCCCGCGTGGAGATTTCCAAATAA